From Penicillium psychrofluorescens genome assembly, chromosome: 6, one genomic window encodes:
- a CDS encoding uncharacterized protein (ID:PFLUO_008869-T1.cds;~source:funannotate) translates to MARRLVRTGVQLGLLTIFAICLIVFLDNRFRVLPASIHHHLPTHFSGYVITDVTVTTCSTLNPFSNCRLDPDVWYRIEKDLYLRTGWTSSAYIHFQRKKEEELASSDKVVVDLKISRLTPQSEYNSKSEIVNWEQRPGGIWLKRTAARHASDSQNTVTYVDVLFGADAVDPRLGWEVKDTPLLLDSVTEQLETRLSIRRGNPVKAKMPTPRINENGKFKVMQLADMHLSTGLGACRDPVPAEAVTGQGCEADPRTLDFVGRLLDEEKPDMVILTGDQVNGETAPDAQSALFKSVKLLVDRKIPYAAIFGNHDDEGDLNREHLMTIYEDLPFSMSAAGPEDIDGVGNYFVEVLDRGKSTHSALTFYLLDTHSYSPDERQFRGYDWIKPSQIRWFKNTAQSLKRKHKEYSHIHMNMAFIHIPLPEYRNSDLSFKGSWAEASTAPGFNSGFKEALEEEGVLFVSCGHDHVNDYCMLDHDQSKKPSLWMCYGGGVGLGGYGGYNDYVRRVRFFDFDMGPGRVTTYKRLEWGETEAKIDEMMIVDAGTVKGPGDSHTGHASSGSAN, encoded by the exons ATGGCTCGCCGGCTC GTCCGAACGGGCGTACAGCTTGGTTTGctcaccatcttcgccatctgTCTGATAGTCTTCCTCGATAATCGATTTCGAGTTCTCCCTGcctccatccatcaccacctcccgaCACACTTCTCCGGCTACGTGATCACCGACGTGACCGTGACCACCTGTTCAACCCTCAACCCCTTCTCGAACTGCAGACTCGACCCCGATGTCTGGTATCGCATCGAAAAAGACCTCTACCTCCGCACGGGCTGGACTTCGAGCGCTTACATTCACTTTCAGCGGAAAaaagaggaggaattggcctCTTCGGACAAAGTCGTGGTCGATTTGAAAATCAGCCGTCTCACCCCGCAGTCCGAATACAATAGCAAAAGCGAGATTGTTAACTGGGAGCAGCGGCCCGGGGGCATTTGGCTCAAACGCACCGCCGCCCGCCATGCTAGCGACTCGCAAAACACCGTCACCTATGTCGATGTCCTTTTCGGCGCAGACGCTGTCGATCCGCGCCTTGGGTGGGAAGTGAAAGATactcctctgctgctggacAGTGTGACGGAGCAGCTGGAAACTCGCCTCAGCATACGCAGAGGCAACCCGGTCAAGGCGAAAATGCCTACTCCGCGGATCAATGAAAACGGCAAGTTCAAAGTGATGCAGTTGGCCGATATGCATCTGAGCACTGGCCTGGGCGCCTGTCGGGACCCTGTCCCTGCCGAAGCCGTGACGGGCCAAGGATGTGAAGCCGATCCGCGCACGCTGGATTTTGTCGGAAGGCTTCTCGATGAGGAGAAGCCGGATATGGTCATCTTGACCGGTGACCAGGTCAACGGAGAGACGGCTCCTGATGCACAAAGCGCCCTGTTCAAATCGGTGAAGCTTTTAGTCGATCGCAAGATCCCCTACGCGGCCATTTTCGGCAACCATGACGACGAAGGCGATCTCAACCGCGAACATCTCATGACTATTTACGAagaccttcccttctccatgTCGGCCGCCGGTCCCGAAGATATCGACGGCGTCGGAAACTATTTCGTTGAAGTCCTCGACCGGGGCAAGAGCACGCACTCGGCCCTGACCTTCTACCTCCTCGACACCCACTCCTACTCCCCCGACGAGCGCCAGTTCCGAGGCTATGACTGGATCAAGCCGAGTCAGATTCGCTGGTTCAAGAACACGGCTCAGAGCCTGAAACGAAAGCACAAAGAATATTCCCACATCCACATGAACATGGCATTCATCCATATACCGCTACCCGAGTACCGCAACTCGGACCTTTCCTTCAAGGGTTCCTGGGCGGAGGCCTCCACGGCCCCCGGATTTAACTCTGGCTTCAAAGAAgcgctcgaggaagaaggggtgTTGTTTGTGAGCTGTGGACA CGACCACGTCAACGACTACTGCATGCTCGACCATGATCAGTCCAAAAAACCCTCCCTCTGGATGTGCTACGGCGGCGGAGTCGGCCTGGGCGGTTACGGCGGCTATAACGACTACGTGCGCCGCgtgcgcttcttcgacttcgacaTGGGCCCCGGCCGAGTGACGACCTATAAACGCCTCGAATGGGGCGAAACTGAAGCCAAAATCGATGAAATGATGATCGTCGATGCCGGCACCGTCAAGGGTCCTGGCGATAGTCACACTGGTCACGCTAGCTCTGGATCTGCGAATTGA
- a CDS encoding uncharacterized protein (ID:PFLUO_008865-T1.cds;~source:funannotate), translated as MENHNHPENKHTLTLPSGRILAWTIHGGPLKNAITTDADAKPPAIIFYFHGFPGCSLEANFLSTALLQRHNARCIAIDRPGMDQSTHDPERRLLDWPADVLAIADHLGIPQFSIIGASGGGPYALACAHAIPRVDTSSPDVTVQRGRGRLRGVALVCAMYPTSLGLKGMLTELKVVLAVGRWVPRFITAAVLDRLIGRKARAKDRAVLEKSMDGAMAKRPEAERQAWDDARVRATGVGSLRGAFRQGGMPVATELRLLSSNDWGFRVEDVDGNGLRLWHGMLDQNAPFEMAEKAARLMPGAKTHFFEKAGHLSMAAEHIDAIVADLVGG; from the coding sequence ATGGAGAACCACAACCACCCCGAGAACAAACACACCCTCACCCTCCCATCAGGCCGTATATTAGCATGGACCATCCACGGCGGGCCCCTGAAGAACGCTATTACAACTGACGCAGACGCCAAACCGCCCGCGATCATCTTCTACTTCCATGGCTTCCCCGGCTGCTCCCTCGAAGCCAATTTCCTCAGCACcgcgctcctccagcggcacAATGCGCGGTGCATCGCCATCGACCGACCCGGCATGGACCAGTCAACGCACGACCCAGAGCGCCGCCTCCTCGACTGGCCCGCCGACGTACTCGCGATAGCAGACCATCTTGGCATTCCTCAGttctccatcatcggcgcctcAGGCGGGGGGCCGTACGCCCTCGCCTGCGCACACGCCATCCCGCGCGTCGACACCAGCTCGCCAGACGTCACCGTGCAGCGGGGGCGGGGCCGACTGCGCGGCGTGGCCCTCGTGTGCGCGATGTACCCAACCAGTCTTGGTCTGAAGGGGATGCTCACCGAGTTGAAGGTCGTGCTCGCTGTTGGGCGGTGGGTGCCGCGATTCATTACGGCGGCTGTCCTGGACCGGTTGATTGGGCGGAAAGCGCGAGCGAAAGACCGCGCGGTGCTCGAGAAGTCGATGGACGGGGCGATGGCCAAACGGCCTGAGGCGGAGCGTCAGGCGTGGGACGATGCAAGGGTTAGGGCTACGGGGGTGGGGTCACTACGCGGCGCCTTTCGGCAGGGTGGTATGCCTGTCGCCACGGAGTTGCGTCTGCTTAGTAGTAATGACTGGGGCTTTCGAGTGGAGGATGtagatgggaatgggttgAGGCTGTGGCATGGGATGTTGGATCAGAATGCGCCGTTTgagatggcggagaaggcggCGAGGCTGATGCCTGGTGCGAAGACGCACTTTTTTGAAAAGGCCGGCCATTTGAGTATGGCGGCGGAGCATATTGATGCCATTGTGGCGGATCTTGTTGGCGGGTAA
- a CDS encoding uncharacterized protein (ID:PFLUO_008864-T1.cds;~source:funannotate) — MEATMAVGTGSTFSTATPSGSDVHSNFSSAGTALAATSSSSLSSLTDYTSYPLARQGDRTYFRDPDNSYPLPCDLPEVHRQTLRTAMLLRVFGGPFCNPYLASHPPKRVLEIACSSGVWSGLCHEYFARRGQPNVGFVGIDLIPIAPDLRKQGMNWQFKRHDLRRPRLPFPDDYFDFVFIKDTGMCASSPAQMASGLGEPLRVLKSGGVLEVWDSDWVFRSLLPNPAPARKLASKDQDIADATATYTFSPATPFTRAQNQYLIDYNSWIENSFDRRRLSALPCATIGLSFNSEVDVLEKVDSRRIAIPLGEVRWERDGQGKDSKGRGRKTLTAEQLSIRRTALLTVIQMIEGLEPMLMEASGKGRDEWDRWWASMNTDLLQKGGLASGECLEVSAWWGRKK, encoded by the coding sequence ATGGAAGCCACGATGGCGGTAGGGACGGGCAGCACTTTCAGCACCGCCACGCCGTCCGGCTCGGACGTGCACTCCAACTTTAGCTCGGCGGGGACCGCTCTGGCGGCgacctcttcgtcctcccTGAGCTCCCTCACAGACTACACGTCCTACCCACTCGCCCGCCAGGGTGACCGCACCTATTTCCGGGACCCCGACAACTCCTATCCACTACCATGCGACCTGCCCGAGGTCCACCGCCAGACCCTGCGCACAGCGATGCTGCTGCGCGTCTTTGGCGGCCCGTTTTGCAATCCCTACCTGGCCAGCCACCCGCCGAAGCGCGTCCTGGAGATCGCCTGCAGCTCGGGCGTCTGGTCGGGGTTGTGTCACGAGTACTTTGCCCGGCGCGGCCAGCCCAACGTCGGCTTTGTTGGCATTGATCTTATCCCCATTGCCCCCGACCTGCGCAAACAGGGCATGAATTGGCAATTCAAGCGCCATGACCTTCGACGGCCCCGCCTCCCGTTTCCCGACGACTACTTTGACTTTGTCTTCATCAAAGATACCGGCATGTGCGCGTCCAGCCCCGCGCAGATGGCCTCGGGCCTGGGCGAACCGTTACGAGTGCTCAAATCCGGCGGCGTCTTGGAGGTGTGGGATTCCGACTGGGTGTTTCGCTCGCTGCTCCCCAACCCCGCACCAGCCCGCAAGCTCGCCTCGAAGGACCAGGACATCGCCGATGCCACGGCCACCTACACTTTCTCCCCCGCCACGCCGTTCACCCGCGCCCAGAACCAATACCTGATCGACTACAACTCCTGGATCGAGAACTCGttcgaccgccgccgactaAGTGCCCTGCCCTGCGCCACTATCGGCCTCTCCTTCAACTCCGAGGTGGATGTATTGGAAAAGGTCGACAGTCGTCGCATTGCTATTCCACTCGGCGAAGTACGCTGGGAGCGCGACGGCCAGGGCAAGGACTCCAAGGGCCGCGGCCGCAAGACTCTGACCGCGGAGCAGCTGTCCATTCGACGAACTGCCCTTCTGACGGTTATCCAAATGATCGAGGGCCTCGAACCCATGCTCATGGAAGCGAGCGGCAAGGGCCGTGACGAGTGGGATCGATGGTGGGCCTCGATGAACACCGACCTCCTCCAGAAAGGCGGCCTTGCAAGCGGCGAGTGCCTCGAAGTGAGTGCCTGGTGGGGACGCAAGAAATGA
- a CDS encoding uncharacterized protein (ID:PFLUO_008862-T1.cds;~source:funannotate) encodes MDNSETDGFATVRSSLPTLPLPSNSERPTLTTTRLLIRPLQPTDLEAIYVLRTRPEVMKWTSAGCIDKDIEKTREVLNRFLPPNDTATLNYAICLKSTGELIGQGGCHLYRAKHGWPEVGYMLREEFWGQGLATEFLGAWLQFWGRLPRTEREIRVQKAMVTDEGRVPEQLIAIIEPSNGASQKVLLRSGFEPFREFTEADDKLVAFRFFPSK; translated from the coding sequence ATGGATAACAGCGAAACAGACGGTTTCGCGACCGTTCGGTCTTCACTGCCCACATTGCCTCTTCCCAGCAACAGCGAGCGACCCACACTGACAACAACGCGCTTGCTCATCCGGCCTCTCCAACCGACCGACCTGGAAGCAATCTACGTCCTACGAACACGACCAGAAGTAATGAAATGGACCTCCGCCGGCTGCATAGACAAAGATATCGAGAAGACCAGAGAAGTTCTGAACCGATTTCTCCCGCCAAACGACACCGCTACCCTCAACTACGCCATCTGTCTCAAGAGCACGGGCGAGCTTATCGGCCAGGGCGGCTGCCACCTCTACCGGGCCAAGCACGGCTGGCCCGAGGTGGGATACATGCTTCGAGAGGAATTCTGGGGCCAAGGTCTTGCCACGGAGTTTCTGGGTGCCTGGCTGCAGTTCTGGGGAAGATTGCCCCGGACAGAGCGGGAGATTAGGGTACAGAAGGCCATGGTTACGGATGAGGGTCGGGTGCCCGAGCAGCTCATTGCCATTATAGAACCTAGCAACGGCGCAAGCCAGAAAGTTCTGTTGAGATCGGGCTTTGAGCCGTTTCGAGAGTTTACTGAAGCGGATGACAAGCTTGTGGCTTTTCGCTTTTTCCCATCAAAGTGA
- a CDS encoding uncharacterized protein (ID:PFLUO_008861-T1.cds;~source:funannotate) translates to MAHTLSSKIKLPSGHGMPRLGFGVYKTPPDQTEECCVEALKVGYRHIDSAAGYKNEAGCGKAIRASSIPRGQIFFTSKVFDINYDSAKATVDKTLAESQLSYIDLMLLHKPWGGSENRKGAWKALVEAVEAGKVQSIGVSNYGVHHLDELEQHIAELEAERGGKGKGGILSVNQVELHPWVPRKDIFDWCTQRGVVVEAYCPIVRGERFDEPAVQKLAEKYSKTPAQVLIRWSLDKGLVPLPKSVQPSRIASNADVFDFTLTPEEVQELETSEYSPVAWDPTVSKLED, encoded by the exons ATGGCCCATACACTTAGCTCCAAGATCAAGCTGCCGAGCGGCCATGGAATGCCCCGCTTGGGATTCGGG GTCTACAAGAC CCCTCCCGATCAGACAGAAGAATGCTGTGTCGAGGCGCTCAAAGTGGGGTACCGCCAT ATTGACTCCGCGGCGGGATACAAGAATGAGGCCGGCTGCGGCAAGGCCATTCGTGCATCCTCGATCCCACGGGGTCAGATCTTCTTCACGTCCAAGGTCTTTGACATCAACTATGATTCAGCCAAGGCGACAGTCGACAAAACCCTTGCTGAGTCGCAGCTCAGTTACATTGACCTGATGCTATTACACAAGCCCTGGGGAGGCTCCGAGAACCGCAAGGGTGCGTGGAAGGCG CTGGTTGAGGCTGTCGAAGCTGGTAAGGTGCAATCCATCGGCGTCAGCAACTATGGTGTACACCacctcgacgagctggagcaaCACATagccgagctcgaggccgaaCGCGGGGGCAAAGGCAAAGGCGGCATCTTGAGCGTCAACCAGGTGGAGTTGCATCCATGGGTGCCGCGTAAGGATATCTTTGACTGGTGCACCCAGCGCGGCGTTGTGGTGGAGGCCTACTGCCCTATTGTGCGTGGCGAACGCTTCGACGAGCCGGCAGTGCAGAAACTGGCGGAGAAGTATTCCAAAACGCCGGCCCAGGTGCTCATTCGCTGGAGTCTGGATAAAGGCCTCGTGCCGCTGCCCAAGAGCGTACAGCCGTCGCGCATCGCCTCCAATGCGGATGTCTTTGACTTCACGTTGACGCCCGAGGAGGTCCAAGAGCTGGAGACCAGCGAGTACAGCCCTGTTGCGTGGGATCCAACGGTATCGAAGCTGGAAGACTAG
- a CDS encoding uncharacterized protein (ID:PFLUO_008868-T1.cds;~source:funannotate): MGSTALPYMQTAPKLIFFTDFDGTITVEDSNDHMIDNLGFGRESRLVLNDQVLDETLSFRDAFREMLESIKTPYDECIATLLKKMKLDPYFAEFYYWAKDNNVPIVILSSGMRPIISALLEHFLGHKPASHLTIISNEVVSRDGKDINSAGGWQIQYHDDSHFGHDKSLEIKPYAALPEGERPVLLYAGDGVSDLSAAAETDLLFAKKGKDLVVYCERRGMPYTTFENWSTILSTTKDILAGKVSAQEVAQAHKSQ; the protein is encoded by the exons ATGGGGTCGACCGCGCTCCCGTACATGCAGACAGCGCCCAAGCTGATCTTTTTCACCGATTTCGACGGCACCATCACCGTCGAGGACA GCAATGACCACATG ATCGACAATCTCGGTTTCGGCCGGGAGAGCCGCCTCGTGCTGAATGACCAGGTGCTGGACGAGACGCTGAGCTTTCG GGATGCCTTCCGCGAAATGCTCGAGAGCATCAAGACCCCGTACGACGAGTGCATTGCCACCCtcctgaagaagatgaaacTGGATCCCTACTTCGCCGAATTCTACTACTGGGCCAAGGACAACAACGTGCCCATCGTCATCCTGTCCTCCGGCATGCGGCCGATCATCAGCGCCCTGCTGGAGCACTTCCTGGGCCACAAGCCGGCTAGCCACCTCACCATTATCTCTAACGAGGTGGTGAGCCGCGATGGCAAGGACATTAACAGTGCGGGTGGTTGGCAGATCCAGTACCACGACGATAGCCATTTCGGCCATGACAAGTCCCTCGAGATTAAGCCGTACGCTGCATTGCCCGAAGGCGAGCGCCCGGTGCTACTGTATGCTGGTGACGGCGTCTCGGACCTGTCTGCGGCTGCGGAGACAGACCTTTTGTTTGCGAAGAAGGGTAAAG ATCTGGTGGTGTACTGCGAACGCCGCGGAATGCCCTATACGACCTTTGAGAACTGGTCGACCATCCTCTCGACCACGAAGGATATCCTGGCGGGCAAAGTGTCGGCCCAGGAGGTGGCCCAGGCGCATAAGAGCCAGTAG
- a CDS encoding uncharacterized protein (ID:PFLUO_008866-T1.cds;~source:funannotate): MADGTYRFQQPGAGQFFFQTQAQQPSQQQRHLLRNGTNSPTGRLKFNPDTPSPSRTPPQSAFAMYGQGHQGQHVMMNGGQGHQRFGMQMPKFQSQAHHPHHAQQPHHHSHHTQAAHNLAHQHSFTGGALASTTPHFTPSHLQNGAPGTGDEDMDESMNEHWQQQLQLAAESRQASSPHYYARVMAQQSKGIQIIPSQTEVQENGVDGRNGIVSAKSASRQGWNALDFGGQGLRAMSTSLFNYIFLERLYLNHNKLKSLPAAVGQLRKLNHLDLSGNELTELPEEIGMLSCLKKLLLFDNNIRTLPYEMGYLYRLETLGIEGNPLNDILKSQIMKDGTKALIKYLREEMSVHLPPPDRDWVILDETASSNNSPAEKITVLSYNTLCDSSATQSHYGYTPSRALSWEFRRELILSELRSHSSDIVCLQEVDQGSYNNFFREQLAYNDYKGVYWPRGRAMGMQEEDARTVDGCATFFKGSKYILLDKHLINFGQTAVRRPDAKGQDDIYNRLWQKDHIAVVIFLENRQTGARFIVVNAHLYWDPAFKDVKLIQTAILMEEITKLSDNYAKWPACTDKTAFRFSEAESAENQPQVEPAPSMEYASGEQIPLLMCGDFNSSPGSAAYNLIANGRLTEDHPDLENRLYGNLSKVGMTHPFKLRSAYGSIGELSFTNYTPDFKDILDYVWFSSTTLHVSALLGEVDKDYLRRVPGFPNFHFPSDHVALFAEFTVKGKKGKVVEADFGPQRH; this comes from the exons ATGGCAGATGGTACCTACAGGTTCCAGCAGCCTGGGGCCGGGCAGTTCTTCTTCCAAACACAAGCGCAGCAGccttcgcagcagcaacgaCACCTCCTTCGAAACGGGACCAATTCCCCGACGGGGCGACTGAAATTCAACCCGGAcactccctctccctcgcgAACACCCCCACAGTCCGCTTTCGCCATGTACGGCCAGGGCCACCAGGGCCAGCATGTCATGATGAATGGTGGCCAGGGCCATCAGCGATTTGGCATGCAGATGCCCAAGTTTCAGTCGCAAGCTCATCACCCACACCATGCCCAACAACCtcaccaccacagccaccaTACCCAGGCGGCCCACAACCTCGCACACCAACACAGCTTCACTGGCGGAGCCTTGGCCTCCACTACGCCACACTTTACCCCCTCCCACCTGCAGAATGGCGCGCCCGGCACGGGCGacgaggacatggatgaaTCCATGAACGAACACTGGcagcaacagctccagctggCAGCAGAGTCCCGACAGGCCAGCTCCCCTCACTACTATGCTCGTGTCATGGCACAGCAGTCGAAAGGCATCCAGATCATACCGAGCCAGACCGAGGTGCAGGAGAATGGGGTGGATGGACGCAATGGCATCGTCTCGGCCAAGTCGGCATCCCGGCAAGGCTGGAATGCGCTCGACTTTGGCGGACAGGGTCTGCGTGCCATGTCCACCTCCCTGTTCAACTACATTTTCTTGGAACGGCTCTACCTGAACCACAACAAGCTGAAATCACTCCCCGCTGCCGTTGGTCAGCTCCGGAAATTGAATCACCTGGACCTTTCCGGCAATGAACTCACCGAGCTCCCGGAGGAGATCGGCATGCTCTCGTGCCTGAAGAagcttctcctcttcgatAACAACATCCGCACCCTTCCCTACGAAATGGGCTATCTCTACCGACTGGAGACTCTGGGTATCGAGGGCAATCCGCTCAACGACATCCTCAAGTCTCAGATCATGAAGGATGGAACCAAGGCTCTGATCAAATATCTGCGGGAGGAAATGTCAG TTCACCTACCGCCCCCCGATCGAGACTGGGTCATCCTGGATGAGACTGCGAGTTCGAACAACAGCCCTGCGGAGAAGATTACCGTCCTGTCCTACAACACCCTGTGCGATTCTTCCGCTACACAATCTCACTACGGCTACACCCCCTCACGTGCTCTCTCCTGGGAGTTCCGCCGAGAGCTGATCCTCAGCGAATTGCGGTCCCACAGCTCCGATATCGTCTGTCTCCAAGAGGTGGATCAAGGCAGCTACAACAACTTCTTCCGGGAGCAGCTAGCATACAATGACTACAAGGGCGTGTACTGGCCGCGTGGACGTGCCATGGGCATGCAAGAGGAAGACGCTAGGACCGTGGATGGTTGCGCTACCTTCTTCAAGGGAAGCAAGTACATTCTGCTGGATAAACACCTGATCAACTTTGGTCAAACAGCTGTGCGACGACCCGACGCCAAGGGTCAGGACGACATCTACAACCGACTGTGGCAGAAGGACCATATCGCCGTGgtgatcttcttggagaaCCGGCAGACTGGCGCACGCTTCATTGTTGTGAATGCCCATCTGTACTGGGATCCCGCTTTCAAGGATGTCAAGCTGATCCAGACGGCCATTTTGATGGAGGAGATTACGAAGCTTTCGGATAACTACGCCAAGTGGCCCGCCTGTACGGACAAGACCGCGTTCCGTTTCTCCGAGGCGGAGAGTGCAGAGAATCAGCCTCAGGTGGAGCCGGCCCCGTCAATGGAATATGCCAGTGGCGAACAAATCCCGCTGCTCATGTGCGGTGACTTCAACTCGTCGCCTGGGTCCGCTGCATACAACCTGATCGCCAACGGACGGTTGACAGAGGATCATCCTGATCTCGAGAATCGACTGTACGGCAACCTCAGCAAGGTCGGTATGACGCATCCTTTCAAGCTGAGGTCGGCGTATGGTTCCATCGGGGAGCTTAGCTTCACCAACTACACGCCGGACTTCAAGGACATCCTCGACTACGTGTGGTTCTCATCCACCACGCTGCACGTGTCCGCACTTCTCGGCGAAGTGGACAAGGACTATCTTCGACGCGTACCGGGATTCCCCAATTTTCATTTTCCTAGTGATCATGTCGCATTGTTCGCGGAGTTTACTGTCAAGGGGAAAAAGGGCAAGGTTGTGGAGGCAGATTTTGGGCCGCAACGGCACTAA
- a CDS encoding uncharacterized protein (ID:PFLUO_008867-T1.cds;~source:funannotate), with amino-acid sequence MALLHSLRRVLGLTAPSVRARSIDSNFAVFREGDRVLVHSKNPQLTKPLRQGDKTQLRRGHLDHDRVIGNRVWGTVQAHRGPETRLSLPTLEEYVALTPRLVTPIYAQDASLIVSLLDIHVDSPADRATQPPLEILEAGTGHGSLTLHLARAIQAANSIPPPRPTRSQIQFLEDRPRRPGEEASDPKAADTESAAISPVQQQWDTWRTQRNAIIHTVDVSAKFSALAEKNVQGFRRGIYAGNVDFYVGHVENWIAQQTKQRTKTGILNSLTGATAVDPFLSYAILDMPSAHLRIPYVAPVLKQNGLLVVFMPSITQIGECTELIRKQRLPFVQQRVVELGAGLTSGRLWDVRFAVKKSGADPASWGVPSEAEDGAATAEPEEEQPTAMDGAVDGPETPSMAEDAVLVCRPKVGVRTFGGGFVGVWRRIEDRR; translated from the exons atggccctgcTGCACTCCCTGCGGCGCGTCTTGGGTCTGACGGCGCCATCGGTACGGGCGAGGTCCATCGATTCCAACTTCGCCGTCTTTCGCGAAGGAGACCGGGTGCTGGTGCATTCCAAGAACCCGCAGTTGACCAAGCCCTTGCGCCAGGGCGACAAGACCCAGCTGCGACGCGGACACCTGGACCACGATCGCGTCATTGGGAACCGGGTCTGGGGCACGGTACAGGCTCACCGAG GCCCGGAGACTCGACTCAGTCTCCCGACGTTGGAGGAATACGTCGCCCTGACACCGCGCCTGGTCACCCCG ATCTATGCGCAGGACGCCAGTCTGATCGTGTCGCTTCTTGATATCCACGTCGATTCCCCCGCGGACCGCGCGACCCAACCGCCcttggagatcctcgaggctGGAACCGGCCATGGGTCCTTGACTTTACACCTGGCGCGAGCCATCCAAGCCGCCAATTCCATTCCCCCGCCGCGACCGACACGATCCCAAATACAATTCCTGGAGGATCGGCCCCGACGGCCCGGCGAGGAAGCTTCGGACCCAAAAGCAGCCGACACGGAGTCGGCCGCCATCAGCCCAGTCCAACAGCAGTGGGATACCTGGCGGACCCAGCGCAATGCTATCATCCACACGGTGGACGTGTCGGCCAAGTTCTCGGCCCTGGCCGAAAAGAACGTCCAGGGCTTCCGCCGCGGCATCTACGCGGGCAATGTGGATTTCTACGTGGGCCACGTCGAGAACTGGATCGCGCAGCAGACCAAGCAGCGAACCAAGACCGGGATCCTGAATTCATTGACCGGCGCGACCGCGGTTGATCCGTTCCTGTCGTACGCCATCCTTGACATGCCGTCAGCGCATCTGCGCATCCCCTACGTCGCCCCGGTCCTGAAGCAAAATGGCCTTCTGGTCGTCTTCATGCCCAGTATCACTCAGATTGGCGAGTGCACCGAGTTGATCCGCAAACAGCGGCTGCCTTTTGTTCAACAGAGGGTGGTCGAGCTCGGGGCCGGGCTCACCAGTGGCCGGTTGTGGGACGTCCGGTTTGCCGTCAAGAAATCCGGGGCTGACCCGGCGTCATGGGGCGTTCCATCTGAGGCGGAGGATGGTGCTGCTACTGCTGAgccggaggaagaacagcCGACCGCCATGGACGGCGCAGTGGATGGCCCTGAGACCCCGTCCATGGCAGAAGATGCTGTCTTGGTCTGCCGGCCCAAGGTCGGGGTGCGTACCTTTGGTGGAGGATTTGTTGGCGTGTGGCGGCGGATTGAAGACCGGAGATAG
- a CDS encoding uncharacterized protein (ID:PFLUO_008863-T1.cds;~source:funannotate) translates to MIPRSTLPRHLSRSIISPISTRRILSTTSAAQNARAPPTTGSADSPARPHTIDPRWLTMMKRRIGRCMMFGLNPARVHEAGSILQQLARDWRGLIAGSEGFLTDEKRCSLFRHNVVWGEMDTMGMRWHVNNVTYVRYAESARVNWTRNIGIHIDPAHRKEWANLVNSTGIGLILRSIKVDYKFPMTSPDKITVYQKLVQNPSSSLSSGSAFQLQVMILSEARQRPAARCHEENVTYDYQRNSKTPEMPPFILKQFVKMWELQEKAKVEWQQRIMEIESRVRSLEVESWDRADAVEDTGSAS, encoded by the exons ATGATACCCCGGTCAACCCTCCCACGACACCTCTCTCGGTCCATTATCAGCCCAATTAGCACCCGCCGCATCCTCTCGACCACATCCGCTGCGCAGAATGCCCgtgcgccgccgacgaccgGCTCGGCGGACTCGCCGGCAAGACCTCATACGATCGATCCACGATGGCTCACGATGATGAAGCGGCGCATAGGACGGTGCATGATGTTTGGACTGAATCCTGCGCGGGTCCACGAGGCAGGCTCGATCTTGCAGCAGCTGGCGAGGGATTGGCGCGGATTAATTGCCGGGAGCGAAGGGTTCTTGACCGATGAGAAGCGGTGCAGTCTGTTTCGGCATAATGTTGTGTGGGGGGAGATG GATACAATG GGTATGCGCT GGCATGTGAATAATGTCACTTACGTTCGATACGCCGAGTCCGCGCGCGTGAATTGGACACGCAATATTGGCATCCACATCGACCCAGCGCACAGGAAGGAATGGGCGAATTTGGTCAATTCCACGGGGATCGGACTGATCCTCCGAAGCATCAAGGTTGACTATAAATTT CCCATGACTTCCCCGGATAAAATCACCGTCTACCAGAAACTAGTCCAGAATCCTTCCTCATCACTGTCATCCGGGTCCGCATTCCAGCTACAGGTCATGATCCTGTCCGAGGCTCGCCAGCGCCCTGCGGCGCGCTGCCACGAAGAAAACGTGACCTATGACTATCAGAGGAACAGCAAGACGCCAGAGATGCCGCCGTTTATTTTGAAGCAGTTTGTAAAGATGTGGGagctgcaggagaaggccaaggtgGAGTGGCAGCAACGGATTATGGAGATTGAGAGTCGCGTTAGATCTTTGGAGGTTGAGAGCTGGGATCGTGCAGATGCCGTCGAGGATACAGGATCTGCGTCGTGA